The following proteins are encoded in a genomic region of Xenopus laevis strain J_2021 chromosome 3L, Xenopus_laevis_v10.1, whole genome shotgun sequence:
- the tuba8.L gene encoding tubulin alpha 8 L homeolog (The RefSeq protein has 1 substitution compared to this genomic sequence) — protein sequence MWGIRSKSRECISVHIGQAGLQIGNACWELFCLEHGIQPDGTFLDQPKSSSSADSFETFFSESSNGKRVPRVILVDLETTVVDEIRGGTYRHLFHPEHIITGKEDAANNYARGHYTIGKEIIDLVLDQIRKLTDACSSLQGFLVFHSFGGGTGSGFTSLLMERLSLDYGKKSKLEFAIYPAPRISTAVVEPYNSILTTHTTLEHSDCAFMVDNEAIYDLCHRNLDIERPTYMALNRLISQIVSSITASLRFDGALNVDLTEFQTNLVPYPRIHFPLVTYAPIISANKAYHEQMSVADITNACFEPCNQMVKCDPRHGKYMACCMLYRGDVVPKDVNVAIASIKTKRSIQFVDWCPTGFKVGINYQPPTVVPGGDLAKVQRAVCMLSNTTAIAEAWARLDHKFDLMFAKRAFVHWYVGEGMEEGEFSEAREDLAALEKDYEEVGIDSFQEENEGEEY from the exons agggAGTGCATTTCTGTGCACATTGGCCAAGCCGGCCTTCAGATTGGCAATGCATGCTGGGAACTCTTCTGCTTGGAGCATGGCATCCAACCAGATGGCACATTTTTGGACCAACCGAAGTTGAGCAGCTCAGCCGACTCCTTTGAAACGTTCTTCAGCGAGAGCAGCAATGGGAAGCGCGTGCCACGGGTCATTCTGGTGGATTTAGAGACCACGGTAGTAG ATGAGATTCGGGGAGGTACATACCGACACCTGTTTCACCCAGAACACATTATCACAGGCAAGGAGGACGCGGCCAATAATTACGCCCGAGGACACTACACTATTGGCAAAGAAATCATCGACCTCGTGCTGGATCAGATACGGAAGCTG ACTGATGCCTGTTCCAGCTTGCAGGGTTTCCTGGTTTTCCACAGTTTCGGAGGAGGAACCGGATCTGGCTTCACCTCTCTTCTCATGGAGCGACTGTCCCTGGATTATGGGAAGAAGTCCAAGCTGGAGTTTGCCATATATCCAGCACCGCGGATCTCCACGGCAGTGGTGGAACCCTACAACTCAATCCTGACGACGCACACTACTCTGGAACATTCAGACTGTGCCTTCATGGTAGACAATGAGGCCATTTATGATCTGTGCCATCGAAACCTGGACATTGAGCGGCCAACCTATATGGCGCTGAACAGGCTCATTAGCCAGATTGTCTCCTCCATCACGGCCTCCCTGAGGTTCGATGGTGCCCTCAACGTAGACCTGACAGAGTTCCAAACTAACTTGGTGCCTTACCCGCGCATTCACTTCCCTCTGGTCACCTATGCCCCCATCATCTCTGCAAATAAGGCTTACCATGAGCAAATGTCAGTGGCAGATATTACCAATGCTTGCTTTGAGCCGTGTAATCAGATGGTGAAGTGTGACCCCCGCCACGGGAAGTACATGGCCTGCTGTATGCTTTATCGTGGTGATGTGGTGCCCAAAGATGTCAACGTGGCCATCGCCTCTATAAAGACCAAGAGAAGCATACAGTTTGTGGATTGGTGTCCTACTGGATTCAAG GTGGGCATTAATTACCAGCCTCCCACCGTGGTGCCAGGAGGGGACCTTGCCAAGGTTCAGCGTGCAGTCTGCATGCTCAGTAACACCACGGCCATCGCTGAGGCCTGGGCACGGCTAGACCACAAGTTTGATCTGATGTTCGCCAAGCGTGCCTTTGTACACTGGTATGTGGGcgagggcatggaggagggcgaGTTTTCTGAGGCTCGAGAGGACTTGGCAGCCCTGGAGAAAGATTACGAGGAGGTGGGAATAGACTCATTTCAGGAAGAAAATGAAGGAGAAGAATATTAA
- the atp6v1e1.L gene encoding ATPase, H+ transporting, lysosomal 31kDa, V1 subunit E1 L homeolog, whose protein sequence is MALSDADVQKQIKHMMAFIEQEANEKAEEIDAKAEEEFNIEKGRLVQTQRLKIMEYYEKKEKQIEQQKKIQMSNLLNQARLKVLKARDDHISDLVNEARQRLARVVKDTARYQMLLDGLILQGLFQLLEPKVVIRCRKQDLPLITASVQKSIPTYKAATKQGVEVIIDQETHLTPEIAGGVELYNGNGKIKVSNTLESRLDLIAQQMMPEIRVALFGANTNRKFLD, encoded by the exons ATGGCGCTGAGCGATGCCGACGTACAGAAACAG ATCAAGCACATGATGGCTTTCATTGAGCAGGAAGCCAACGAGAAGGCGGAAGAAATAGATGCCAAG GCAGAAGAGGAGTTTAACATTGAGAAGGGCCGACTGGTGCAGACCCAGAGACTGAAGATCATGGAGTATTATGAGAAGAAGGAGAAACAGATTGagcaacaaaagaaaat TCAGATGTCAAACCTGCTGAACCAAGCTCGTCTGAAGGTGCTTAAAGCTCGTGATGATCACATTTCG GATTTGGTGAATGAGGCCAGGCAGAGACTCGCCCGGGTGGTGAAGGACACGGCTCGGTACCAGATGTTGCTTGATGGACTCATTCTACAG GGTCTGTTCCAACTCCTGGAACCCAAGGTGGTGATCCGCTGCCGTAAGCAAGACCTCCCTCTAATTACG GCTTCCGTGCAGAAGAGCATCCCCACTTACAAGGCTGCTACCAAACAAGGGGTGGAGGTGATCATTGATCAAGAGACTCATCTAACCCCCGAAAT AGCTGGAGGAGTGGAGCTTTATAACGGCAATGGGAAAATCAAAGTGTCAAACACGCTGGAGAGTCGGCTGGACTTGATTGCTCAGCAG ATGATGCCAGAAATCCGAGTTGCTTTATTTGGGGCCAACACCAACCGAAAGTTCCTGGACTGA